TCATTTTTAAATCCCTTGTACCAATGGtactctgggtttttttagccTTTTCCAAATTTTTGTGTAACCTCTGAAGTCCTCTAGCTTCTGGAGGGGAGAGTAGGGGATTCTTCcttttaggaaataaaacaatgttAGACAGAATTTCTAAAATGTAAGGTAGTAATTActatgtttgtttattttaaaaacacatcttGGGATTGGGAATATGTTAAGTAGAAACATTTTGAAGTTGGAGCAAATAGTGTTTCTTGCACTTCATTTTTACAGTCAAGTGCTGTCATGCTCAAGCATTGTTACATATTTCTAAAATGCTCTGGGACAAATTTTATGAAGGAAATTTGAGGAATGAAAAGAGGAGTGTCTGCCTATATGAGCATGAAGTATTTAGTCTAACTAGACCACTGTCTGAATTGAAAAGTAAAACACCATATTAAGTTGTTTTTGTGAAATTATGCATCCTTGTATGTCATAGTTGCTCACTTTTTAAGCTTGCTGACTGAATTTAAATACTAGCACATTTTTGAGACGTTAGGAATCAACAGCATTTATATAATTCAAAGACATAAGAATAGTGTGTCCTGTGTGTATAGCAAAGTATaaatgtgtattaaaaaaaaatttaaagcagtAAATTATCAAAACCAAGCTTTCTGAATATATGAAATGTCAGAATTGCTGTTTCCTGGGTGGTTCTAACTTTATTTCCTTATGGGTGTAAATTTTGGTGTGCTTAATtaattgagagaaaaaaaataaaaataaagaaaccccACTAGTTTGTAGTGCGTGGGAATGATGGTGCTTAGTGAAGAAACAGCCGTTTTGATGCATAATATTTGTTCTTACAGTGATGTTATGAAGTAATGCCTGAGGTAGTGCACAACATTTAAATGCTACTTAAAATGGAGAGCTCACAATTTTATTGTGAGTATATGATTTGCATGAATTACTGTCTTCACGACAAGAGTTGGTATATTTAGCAACAGTCTACTTGTCCTGCATAAATGTGATTTTCCATAGACTCTGTTAAAAATTGCCAGTCACTGACGGTATTGAAGGATCCTTGACACACACACTGCCTCTCCAGCATACTTTGTTATTATATTTTGTGCCTGAACTTTGTATCCAGATTTGTTCTGATGTTGTTGTAATGAAGTGCTCGGTACTGGCTGGGTCCGTTTGCTCTTAATGGGGTGCTGGAGTGGGAGAGCGATACATGATCAGTGTGGGAAGGTGACCCAGGTGAGCAGGCACACCACATCCAGGCACCTTCTGGCTTTTAAAGAGATTCAGCTGGTGCTGTAGCACTTTAGCAAAAAACTTTAGAGCAAAATGgttccaaaatttaaaaattgcagcaGTGGTAAAATTACAAGTAATTGATGTTTGTTGCTATTTCAAGAGTGACTATGTTAATGAACTGAAGATAGACCAGATTACTCCCTGCTAAGTAAAAATGCACTCCTAGGACAAGTTGTATTTCATCCAGatatgtctttttaaaaagtgtataCTATTGAGAAGTGTGACACCTAAACTCCTGTAGcagctgttttctctctttgtgaGGAGGATGCACTGCTTGCTTGCTTTCTGTTCCTCCAGAGGAGCTGAGTTCTCTAACAGCCTTGTCTGGGCAGATGGATGTAGCCATGGAGCCCTGCCATGCTCCCTGCAAATCTGGAGAAATCCTGAAAGCAAAAGAGGCTTTatcctgctgccttctccttGTCCCCAAAAGTCTAGCAACAGGCTagcagctggcagctgcagccatcAGCTGAGCTATTGCTGGCAGCATCCAGTGCTCACATGAAAAGGAAGTTGGGAGGCCCTCGGCAGCACGCAGGGTCTGGATCATTGTGCGTGAAGGATCTGCCCTTAATCTGCCACTGGTGTCTAATTTATGATtgcctaattttttttagtagttTGGGAACAAGGTGTATTCATGGACACTTTAGGATGTGTGTAACTAAGACTTAACCAGTGTTTTCTGTGCAGAGtatattctttttctgtgttcatATGAGTGATTCATGGGGCTTATTGTCCCTAATAAAACTTGCAAAATACCCAAGCAGGTTTTTGTTTGAATCACTTATATTttagatgtgtgtgtgtgtacaggtTTTTGTACCATATTGTTCTAGACCTACTGTATTTCAGTGCAAGAGCACACAAAGCAGAATGAAAGCAACTAAATTctatttttgttcctgttttacCAAAATTGGtcacttttaaaatgctgtttgatAGCTTCCTGCCTGATGTTCTAAATGTGAAGTCAGTAGCAGTTTGGGAACCAGCAGCCATGAGCACCCATTATCTCTTTGTGGGCTCAGCCAGATTTCCTCCCACATTTAACCAAACTACCAAGCTGTGGAATGGGTATAAGGATCCCATGGGAGGCCCTGCTGTTGGTCTTGCTGTAAAACAATTTTGGGtcaccaaaggaaaaaagagaagaatcaGTCCTACATAGAGTTCTCAGAGACACTGAACAGGACATTAGAATGCCTTAATGAGATCAAAACGGGTGTTGAAATTACCTGCTGTACCCAAGAATGAATGTTAAAATGGAAATGGTGAAATATTCTGTAGAGTTGTTTGATCCTTAATATAAGcatctattttatttcatgtggtCAGTCAGATGTACTTAGAAGTAtataacttttttaaaaaaagagtatatttattccatgttttctgtttaggaaaaaagttGCCATGAAACAATTTAACTGGAAGGTGCATTTCAATGGCAGTAGTATTGTGTAGGATTTCTCTCTTGATGTTCTGTGAGACCAAAAGTCTGAGCTAGCCAATGCATTGTACACCAGGGGGTTTTCAGAATTGTCTGTTGGGCCTGCCCAAGGTTAATTCATAATTTTTGTCTTCCAGGTTCATGTTGGGGAGAGGCCTAAAGCGCAAGCTGAGTGACTATGAGGAGAGCATGGCTGGTCTCTCGAGTGCCTTTGATTCCAGTCGAAGTCTGCCCTACCCACTCAAGAGGCAGCTGGTGCTCAACATGTGCCTCACCAAGTTACAGACGTACAAAATGCTGGTGGAGCCCAACCTGCACCGCTCCGTCCTCATCGCCAACACCGTGCGGCAGATTCAGGAGGAGATGAGAcaggagagcagccagcagccagtGAACATCTGCCCTGGCATTGCTCCTGCTTCTCACAGCTACACAGGGATGGAGTCACCTGGGATTCCCCTTCAGTTGCCTTCAGGTGTTGGTCAGCAAGAGTCTCACTGCTGTGACCTGCGGTCTGTAGAAGACCCGATTGAAAACAGCCTGCTGATCGTTTCAGACGACGACATGTCATCTGCTATTTCGTCTATTCTGAAGGATTTAGACTTTGTAGAAGATATAAGCCCACCTACTTGTCTGGTTCCTACTGGAGATGACCAGCCAAAGTTTCCAGAAAATACTGGTCTGAAACTAGAAGATGACAGACAGGATTTGAAGGGAGCTGAATGTGTGTTTGGTTCCTTTGAGATTTCAAATTCAACCAGTTACTTGAAGGATTTGGCAATAGATGACATTTTTGAAGATATTGACACTTCAATGTATGATTCAGACTTCTGTTGCCCTCCCCTGATGCCGCCCAGATCACCATCTCTTGCTACAGAAGAACCATTGAAAACCTTCCCATCTTGTAATTCTTCTTCAGCAAACAACATTCAGATATGTAGAACAGATCTGAGTGAGTTGGACCACATCATGGAGATTCTCGTTGGATCCTGATACTTGTTTTACCCAAAGATACTTTTAAACTGCCACTTTCATTTGGTTTCAGGATAAAAGCCACTGGAATAGTTGTaaagaattctttaaaaaacaaactaaataaTAATTTGTCCATAGTAGGATTTTCTAAATAATTCCAAAACTTATAAACCAAAAAAGtggcagatttttttaaaaaaaataattatttatcaGAACTGTGCAATCATCATTTTCCTTCCAGGGTGTATGTGGAACAATGGGCACATACCCTCATCACCCCTCATGCCTCTTTCAATAAACTTTTTTATgtgcaatttttaatttgacaGAAGAATTTACATGCAAAGCAAATTTCATATGAGGTGATCTTTTACAATGCCtccactttatttttaatatcagaGTTTATGCCAAGCTGGCATCTGTCAAGTTGCAAGAGTTAGATTGTGTGGATTGCAGACACGTTACTAGAGATgggtatattttaaaaatgagacacGCTTTGCTTTCTTTTCGTCAGAAAAGCAGATCAAGACACTTACCAACAAAGTCTCTTGCATTTTCTAAAGCATTCAgaactatttatttttgtaaattttataGTCTTTCTACATTTTACTACGTTATTTCATCATAGTTCAAATATAATGGACTTCTAGTTGGATGTGTTTAGCACTACCTCTGAGCTGAAATGCTTTAACTCTTTCCAGTGCTTCATCTGAGACTGCaaatctttttgtttctgtttctttctgggGGAAAGTATTTCTAACTCATTAAGTTGATCCTTTGACAGTGACCTAGCTGATTTGTGAAATCAAGGGTATTCAATGTTTAAAAACGTTTAAGTatttacaaattaatttatatgTAGATTGTgcaatttaacatttttctgtcaGTATTATGTGCTTAGATTTTGAATAATCTTGGCgttctttaaattaaaacttattATGTACAGGtagctttttattctcttttggAAAACACTGTCCTTCAACCCTGCTTTCACTACAAATTTTAAGATGATTTTTATGtgcaatattatttaaaaagataaaCATTTGTATACCTGGCATTGTGGGAAGAAACGCTTCAAACTTAAAACCTCTAGCACCTTTGGAGGATACTCAGTCAACATTTCTGCGTCCTTTCAGAAGCCAAGCTGAGAACAGAGACCACATCACCCACTGCTGTgacagcccctggagctgccagggccgTGCCcagtcagtgctgctggctctgtccctcccaggggctggggccACCTGGGCTTTGGGACCttggagctgctgtcctgggtgGGGCAGAGCTGTTTTTATACAGATACACAAACACCCTGCTCAGCTGGAGATGAGATTTGCAGTGAGAACTGTTTTTCCATCAGGCAGTTTGGGTTCTGTGTTTCAGCCTGGACCGAGGTCTAGATCAATCCCTGCTATCGTCTTCTGAGTTTCACACTTGCACAttgctttttggtttgggttctgttattttttttcctccttttttaattataaaactTTGACTTTGTTCTTGAAAGCTGCAGCACCTGTCTTGGAAACTTGCAGTTGTAAAatctttgctttggtttgttgtattttttggttttttgttgttctgctgAGACTTTTTATGAAGGGAGCGTcggcagagggaaaaaatgttgtCTGTGTGTTGCATCTCACAGAAGTTGAAATCCTGGCCCTGTTGAAGGGGCCAGGGTGTCACCTGGTATTTCTAGTCTTAACTGATGCTGTGGCACACCTGCCTTGTGCAGAGATCTCCATTTTTTACTGTGACTCTCTTGGTTAACAGTTAGCTGCCGACATAATTTGGTGTCCCAGGCCAATGGAGAACCATTTCAGGTCACATCCTCGCAGCCATCTGGGTTGTTCAGCAGCCCAAGGgtataaatgtatttatatgcatatattGTATTGATTCTAATATAAAACTTCTGATCTAAAGCATTTTGAATTGCTGGATAAAGGGATTTGTTTGAAGAGTGTATAACTAGTTCTTGAAGAGGTACAGCTTCAGAATGTACACAGATTGTGCATTGTGTATAGACTACTCTGGCTTTTCCTCAGCCTCtacttttgtattaaaaatatgacTGAATAAATCCTTGAAATATTAAGGGCCTTCTGCACTGTGATGAAACAGAGATGCGgttaaaaatgtctttaaattcAGTGATGAGGGATAAAATGAAAAGACTGTGTCTAATCtctttttgcatttgaaaatacGGAATGTTACTATGCAGTAAAGATATTTTGATATGAAAATTGTATCATATAGCAAATAGTGAACACTTAATAAATCCACTTACCCTGCAGTCTCTACAGAAACAGAAGACAACTTTTCATCATTTATGTACTAAAGTTTTTTGTATACTGCAGCAAAAGATTTAATTGTTGGTAGATCTTTTATCAACaattcaaaatgcaatttttgtaCAAGTCCTGCTACAGAGCTCTGTTTCTAATTGGTTGCTTGTGTCACAGTGCCAAGACCATGAACTGGTGTGTAATGCAGTTCGGTTATGTTTGGAATTATGTGCAAAgggaagtttaatttttaaatatgcacaaactaattttaaaatccttccaTGTAAAATGAAGTTAGAGGCTAGTTGTGGTGGACCTATTTATTGTatgtttggaaataaaagccACAGTTTTGCATTTAAACCAGTTATATTTTGGAGCCTT
This region of Catharus ustulatus isolate bCatUst1 chromosome 6, bCatUst1.pri.v2, whole genome shotgun sequence genomic DNA includes:
- the LOC116998072 gene encoding SERTA domain-containing protein 2-like, with the translated sequence MLGRGLKRKLSDYEESMAGLSSAFDSSRSLPYPLKRQLVLNMCLTKLQTYKMLVEPNLHRSVLIANTVRQIQEEMRQESSQQPVNICPGIAPASHSYTGMESPGIPLQLPSGVGQQESHCCDLRSVEDPIENSLLIVSDDDMSSAISSILKDLDFVEDISPPTCLVPTGDDQPKFPENTGLKLEDDRQDLKGAECVFGSFEISNSTSYLKDLAIDDIFEDIDTSMYDSDFCCPPLMPPRSPSLATEEPLKTFPSCNSSSANNIQICRTDLSELDHIMEILVGS